One window of Botrimarina mediterranea genomic DNA carries:
- the fliS gene encoding flagellar export chaperone FliS — protein sequence MTTDKNREYLEARVQTANSAQLHMMLLDGALRFAREAEKGVLRGEELAYHTPLMRTMDIVEELLAGVRHSEDDLNEKLASLYTFVYMRLMSVYVNGDKQMMAEALRVLEFQRETWRQAVDKLAADTTAEAKTEAPAAAVKKTPSPKPHLGGNAMADIPVGGLSFEA from the coding sequence ATGACGACCGACAAGAACCGCGAGTACCTGGAAGCCCGCGTCCAGACCGCCAACTCCGCCCAGCTGCACATGATGCTGCTCGACGGCGCCCTGCGCTTCGCCCGTGAGGCGGAGAAGGGCGTGCTCCGCGGCGAGGAGCTGGCGTACCACACGCCGTTGATGCGGACGATGGACATCGTCGAGGAACTGCTCGCCGGCGTCCGCCACAGCGAGGACGACCTCAACGAGAAGCTCGCCAGCCTCTACACGTTCGTCTACATGCGGCTGATGAGCGTCTACGTCAATGGCGACAAGCAGATGATGGCCGAGGCCCTGCGGGTGCTGGAGTTCCAGCGCGAGACCTGGCGCCAAGCGGTCGACAAGCTCGCCGCGGACACGACGGCCGAAGCGAAGACCGAGGCCCCCGCCGCCGCCGTCAAGAAAACCCCCTCGCCGAAGCCCCACCTGGGCGGCAACGCCATGGCGGATATCCCGGTCGGCGGGCTGTCGTTTGAGGCCTAG
- a CDS encoding menaquinone biosynthesis family protein: MPATKQLIRVGHSPDPDDAFMFYALAKDLLPTGDYQFTHELVDIETLNQRAFSGELELTAVSIHAYAYLQDQYLLCNCGASMGDGYGPMVVAKEKYSVEQLKGKRIAIPGKLTSATLALRLFLGQDFEHVLVPFDQIIPAVVAGEYEGQPLDAGLLIHEGQLTYGDQNLQLIVDLGVWWGAETGGLPLPLGANAIRKNLGHETIIEVEKLLAQSINYGLDHRQPALDYALQYGRDLDNAKADKFVGMYVNDWTRDFGDKGRESVRLFLERGYKAGVLPKLVTPEFVGR; the protein is encoded by the coding sequence ATGCCAGCTACCAAGCAGCTCATCCGGGTCGGCCACTCTCCCGACCCCGACGACGCCTTCATGTTCTACGCCCTGGCGAAGGACCTCCTTCCCACCGGCGATTACCAGTTCACGCACGAGCTGGTGGACATCGAGACGCTAAACCAGCGGGCGTTCTCGGGCGAGCTCGAGCTGACCGCCGTTAGCATCCACGCCTACGCGTACTTGCAGGACCAGTACCTGCTGTGCAACTGTGGCGCGAGCATGGGGGACGGTTACGGCCCGATGGTCGTCGCCAAGGAAAAGTATTCGGTTGAGCAGCTGAAGGGGAAGCGGATCGCCATCCCCGGCAAGCTTACCAGCGCGACGCTCGCCTTGCGGCTCTTCTTGGGGCAGGACTTCGAGCACGTCCTCGTGCCGTTCGACCAGATCATCCCCGCCGTCGTCGCCGGCGAGTACGAGGGCCAGCCCCTCGACGCGGGCCTCTTGATCCATGAAGGCCAGCTCACCTACGGCGATCAGAACCTGCAGCTGATCGTCGACCTCGGCGTCTGGTGGGGCGCGGAGACCGGCGGCCTGCCGCTGCCGCTCGGCGCGAACGCGATCCGCAAGAACCTCGGCCACGAGACGATCATCGAAGTCGAGAAGCTGCTCGCCCAGTCGATCAACTACGGCCTCGATCACCGCCAACCCGCGCTCGACTACGCCTTGCAGTATGGCCGCGACCTCGACAACGCGAAGGCGGACAAGTTCGTCGGCATGTACGTCAACGACTGGACCCGCGACTTCGGCGACAAAGGCCGCGAGTCGGTGCGGTTGTTCCTGGAACGCGGTTACAAGGCGGGCGTGCTGCCGAAGCTGGTGACGCCGGAGTTCGTGGGGCGATGA
- a CDS encoding DUF4279 domain-containing protein: MSAHPPSQPGRSRCVRGLNDYEYCFSLHVEGGSFPPEAVTSLVGIEPRSSHSRGERRVNRRGEVREGVWPSHYWSAPMPTVPDASLSESVQALVSRLKANSDPFAKLSMEGARISLFVGIFSNRLCDDEFPATLLAELGQLGIALRLDYYGNESVTQLVEDVTQQSRP, encoded by the coding sequence ATGAGCGCTCATCCGCCAAGCCAACCGGGGCGCTCACGCTGCGTTCGAGGATTGAATGACTATGAGTACTGTTTCTCGCTACATGTGGAGGGTGGCAGCTTTCCTCCAGAGGCAGTGACGAGCCTGGTGGGCATCGAACCCAGGTCGTCACACAGCCGCGGTGAGCGTCGTGTCAATCGGAGGGGTGAAGTGCGAGAAGGTGTGTGGCCGAGCCACTATTGGTCGGCGCCGATGCCAACAGTCCCAGACGCGTCGCTATCCGAATCAGTCCAAGCACTAGTTTCGCGGCTTAAGGCAAACTCGGATCCGTTTGCGAAGCTCTCCATGGAAGGAGCCCGGATTAGCTTGTTTGTTGGAATCTTCTCGAACCGACTCTGCGACGATGAGTTCCCCGCCACATTACTTGCTGAGCTTGGCCAATTGGGAATTGCGCTGCGGCTTGATTACTACGGCAACGAGAGCGTCACCCAGCTAGTTGAGGATGTGACGCAGCAAAGTAGGCCGTGA
- a CDS encoding glycoside hydrolase family protein gives MYTESEGSRKAIGDVDVLYHDGLYHLFHLVLPNHDFIAHAVSTDAIHWRRVNNALFIGDPGSWDDLMLWTMAVSPDPHRPGQWRMFYTGLSRREQGRLQRIGMAVSEDLFHWRKTSVNWTDHRGPNDPERVRQAREVAGRQVSGDRQAPLDASSDMPLEAAAEFYEASLDEGREWVSFRDPYYYREGGRGWLIMAARTKEGPVVRRGCVGVFEEIEPDRFEPRPPLHHPGLYDDIEVPNLIRFNDEYYLIGSLREDAKIRYWHTDRIGSPWRSYYDNVLLAQGNYAARLCQDSQSWLIWNFYSLDAHDRTTRNVMPPPKRMVRTADGMLRAKSFEGFDRFLDESIDTRCVWPLREGPSKKTCSVDDGRITLGCEAGFEAFVFDGPIASARFRAKIELQGLGKCGLVFHVDRETHDGYYLSLDLLKGLAQLRAWRTGPPGSGEHMMQFRSLQGGNWRSETPGQAEVQLITFGDYLEFSVDGRVILSLADTTFKEGLMGVYLESARMHLSDVELRRMKPPGQSSSHLVEG, from the coding sequence GTGTACACCGAATCCGAAGGAAGCCGCAAAGCGATCGGCGACGTCGATGTCCTCTACCACGACGGCCTCTACCACCTGTTCCACCTGGTGCTGCCGAATCACGACTTCATCGCCCATGCGGTGAGCACGGACGCGATCCACTGGCGGCGGGTGAACAACGCGCTGTTCATTGGCGACCCCGGCTCGTGGGACGATCTGATGCTGTGGACGATGGCGGTGTCGCCCGACCCGCATCGACCCGGGCAATGGCGGATGTTCTACACCGGCCTGTCACGCCGCGAGCAAGGACGCCTCCAGCGGATCGGCATGGCGGTCAGCGAGGACCTCTTCCATTGGCGCAAGACCTCGGTGAACTGGACGGATCACCGCGGTCCAAACGATCCCGAACGGGTCCGCCAAGCGCGCGAGGTTGCGGGTCGACAGGTCTCGGGCGATCGTCAGGCGCCCCTCGATGCGTCGAGCGACATGCCGCTGGAGGCCGCCGCCGAGTTCTACGAGGCGTCGCTCGACGAGGGGCGCGAGTGGGTCAGCTTCCGCGATCCCTACTACTACCGCGAAGGGGGCCGGGGATGGCTGATCATGGCGGCTCGCACCAAGGAGGGCCCGGTGGTCCGCCGTGGTTGCGTCGGCGTCTTTGAAGAAATAGAGCCCGACCGCTTCGAGCCGCGTCCCCCGCTGCATCATCCCGGTCTGTACGACGACATCGAGGTGCCCAACCTGATCCGGTTCAACGATGAGTACTACCTGATCGGGAGCCTTCGCGAAGACGCCAAGATCCGTTACTGGCACACCGACCGCATCGGTTCCCCGTGGCGGAGCTATTACGACAACGTGCTGCTCGCCCAAGGCAACTACGCGGCCCGGCTCTGCCAAGACTCGCAGAGCTGGTTGATCTGGAACTTCTACTCACTCGACGCGCACGACCGGACCACGCGCAACGTGATGCCGCCCCCCAAGCGGATGGTCCGCACGGCCGATGGGATGCTCCGCGCCAAGTCGTTTGAGGGCTTCGACCGCTTCCTCGACGAGTCGATCGACACCCGTTGCGTTTGGCCGCTCCGCGAAGGGCCCAGCAAGAAGACCTGCTCGGTTGACGACGGCCGGATCACGCTCGGCTGCGAGGCGGGGTTCGAGGCGTTCGTCTTCGACGGCCCCATCGCCTCGGCCCGGTTCCGTGCGAAGATCGAACTCCAAGGTCTGGGCAAGTGCGGGCTGGTTTTCCACGTCGATCGCGAAACCCACGACGGCTACTACCTGTCGCTCGACCTCTTAAAAGGCCTCGCCCAGCTCCGCGCCTGGCGGACCGGCCCGCCCGGCAGCGGCGAGCACATGATGCAGTTCCGCAGCCTCCAAGGGGGCAACTGGCGCAGCGAGACCCCCGGCCAGGCCGAGGTGCAATTGATCACCTTTGGCGACTACCTGGAGTTCTCGGTCGACGGCCGCGTGATCCTCTCGCTCGCCGACACGACCTTCAAAGAGGGCCTCATGGGCGTCTACCTCGAGTCAGCCCGGATGCACCTCAGCGACGTCGAGCTCCGCCGGATGAAGCCCCCGGGGCAATCGTCGTCACACCTAGTGGAGGGCTGA
- a CDS encoding dicarboxylate/amino acid:cation symporter — protein MSNATKPAGLLGRWNAIPLYWRILLAMVVGVMTGLVLGNRAEVLEIPSKVILQLLGALAPPLILVAVTHVLMTTEVRGRLAARLFWLLILNTTVAIVVGLTVANVMRPGEWSKLDPPAEAGAGAGHEGPDPVDLLVQNVPKSILGPLGDKQNIIGVIIIAVAFGIALRSEKDRPLANVRDFVEVAYAVLLKMLHWIIQLVPLGVWAIVAKVIGVEGFAPFAAMGAFVLAVCLALLIQSVWYFTRIKLFSWARPLDVLRGVRDALVMAFSTDSSTATMPVTYACLKDNVGLREESASMGALVGANFNNDGTALYEAMAALFVAQLIGQDLTLSQQLIVVLTSIIASVGAAGIPEAGLVTMTLVFSAVGLPVSYIALLLTVDWFLDRCRTTINVLGDVNVACLLDGPTPPTIQATSIQADEGNRTGG, from the coding sequence ATGAGCAACGCCACGAAGCCCGCCGGCCTCTTGGGCCGTTGGAACGCGATCCCGCTCTATTGGCGGATCCTCCTCGCCATGGTGGTTGGCGTGATGACGGGGCTCGTCCTCGGCAACCGGGCCGAAGTGCTCGAGATCCCTAGCAAGGTGATCCTCCAATTGCTCGGCGCCCTGGCCCCGCCGCTGATCTTGGTGGCGGTGACGCACGTCCTGATGACGACGGAGGTCCGCGGCCGACTCGCGGCTCGGCTCTTCTGGCTGCTAATCCTCAACACGACGGTCGCGATCGTCGTCGGCCTCACCGTCGCCAACGTGATGCGGCCGGGCGAGTGGTCGAAGCTCGACCCGCCGGCGGAAGCTGGCGCCGGCGCGGGGCACGAAGGGCCCGACCCGGTCGACCTGCTCGTGCAGAACGTCCCCAAGTCGATCCTCGGCCCGCTCGGCGACAAGCAGAACATTATCGGCGTGATCATCATCGCCGTGGCGTTCGGCATTGCGCTGCGTTCGGAGAAGGACCGGCCGCTGGCGAACGTCCGTGACTTCGTCGAGGTCGCTTACGCCGTGCTGCTCAAGATGCTGCACTGGATCATCCAACTCGTTCCGCTCGGCGTCTGGGCGATCGTCGCCAAGGTGATCGGCGTCGAGGGCTTCGCTCCGTTCGCAGCGATGGGCGCCTTTGTGCTGGCCGTATGCTTGGCGCTGCTGATCCAGTCGGTCTGGTACTTCACCAGGATCAAGCTTTTTAGCTGGGCCCGCCCGCTGGACGTGCTCCGCGGCGTGCGCGACGCGCTGGTGATGGCGTTCAGCACCGACAGCTCGACCGCGACGATGCCGGTCACTTACGCCTGCCTCAAGGACAACGTCGGCCTCCGCGAAGAGTCCGCCAGCATGGGCGCGCTGGTCGGCGCCAACTTCAACAACGATGGCACCGCCCTCTACGAAGCGATGGCGGCGCTGTTCGTCGCGCAGCTGATCGGCCAGGACCTGACGCTCTCGCAACAGCTGATCGTCGTGTTGACGTCGATCATCGCCTCGGTTGGCGCCGCGGGCATCCCCGAGGCGGGCCTCGTGACGATGACGCTCGTCTTCAGCGCCGTGGGCCTGCCGGTCAGCTACATCGCCCTGCTGCTCACCGTGGACTGGTTCCTCGACCGCTGTCGGACCACGATCAACGTGCTTGGCGACGTGAACGTCGCCTGCCTGCTCGACGGACCCACGCCGCCGACGATACAAGCGACTTCGATACAAGCGGATGAGGGCAACAGAACCGGGGGCTAA
- a CDS encoding DUF5698 domain-containing protein — translation MPFLDSLPVWGLALLIFLFRIADVSMGTCRTLAVVQGRITMSVALGFVEVLIWITTVSEVFQKASGNPWLLLAYAGGFACGNGVGIALERRLAMGSVILRIVSHDAGDDLADALRKHCPRVLTFEGSDEQHAVTLLYVAARRRQVRRLITVAREVDPDLYYAVDPLRDSNWVLSQPTPAPTGWRAVMKKK, via the coding sequence ATGCCGTTTCTTGATTCGCTCCCTGTCTGGGGTCTCGCGCTCCTCATCTTCCTGTTCCGGATCGCCGACGTGTCGATGGGCACGTGCCGGACGCTCGCCGTCGTGCAGGGGCGGATCACGATGTCGGTGGCGCTCGGCTTTGTCGAAGTGCTGATCTGGATCACGACCGTTTCGGAAGTCTTCCAGAAGGCGTCGGGCAACCCCTGGCTGCTGCTGGCGTACGCCGGCGGCTTTGCCTGCGGCAACGGCGTCGGCATCGCACTTGAGCGTCGGTTGGCGATGGGGAGCGTCATCCTACGGATCGTCTCGCACGACGCCGGCGACGACCTCGCCGACGCCCTCCGCAAACACTGCCCCCGGGTGCTCACCTTCGAGGGGAGCGACGAGCAGCACGCCGTCACGCTGCTGTACGTCGCCGCGCGGCGACGACAGGTGCGTCGGCTGATCACCGTAGCACGAGAGGTAGACCCCGACCTCTATTACGCCGTGGACCCGCTCCGCGACTCCAACTGGGTGCTCTCCCAACCGACGCCCGCCCCCACTGGTTGGCGCGCGGTGATGAAGAAGAAGTGA
- a CDS encoding pectinesterase family protein has protein sequence MPHRLAVFAVVPVLLLAYVNAIASDAIRTVTVTGSIQEAIDTIPADNLQRVVVLVPNGVYDERIRIDQNRVTLRGESREGVIIRKNFPRPEYDRRYDRIGPGVLNLFGEDGVIENLTVENTSGPGVHAFAVYGQPQRTILADCTFNGVGDTVSLWNTAHGMYYHTRCHFRGEVDFLCPRGWCFVRDSTFYEVRDTAAIWHDGHMDPERMKFVLRDCKFDGVENFWLGRNHYPSQFYLLGCQFSERMADKPIGVVKDLSTVPQAEHALYERKYFHDCHRDGGDYAWHADNLDEAASAPTPDEITPAWTFDGKWDPESTAAPTVVEVQTEDDRVYLQMSEPVAGAKSLKVVRADGSVAAYAEGDGTRRLAFTGGAADSTPEQLEPTTPESAYGALATLETRYLRSTALPKATARRAVTWLAIGDSTVADYAANSPLQGWAWGLRGLVDDRVTVVNAAKNGRSSKSFRNEGLWDGALKQLAAEGKEPDVVFIQFGHNDNLGKGPGRETDPAGEFRDNLRRYIAEAKQAGATPILLTPPQRRQFDGNGRSVADPGNEPYAEATRAVAAEEGVALVDLSALTLRLFDGLGQSSSDSLQTAGDTTHFSPSGARRLAAMVLNDLVEQGSTLKSYVLVDKL, from the coding sequence ATGCCTCATCGCTTAGCTGTTTTCGCTGTCGTTCCAGTTCTCTTGTTGGCATATGTCAACGCCATCGCCTCCGACGCGATCCGCACCGTCACGGTTACCGGATCGATCCAAGAAGCGATCGACACCATCCCCGCGGACAACCTCCAGCGCGTCGTCGTCCTCGTTCCCAACGGCGTCTACGACGAGCGCATCCGCATCGATCAGAACCGCGTCACGTTGCGCGGCGAGAGCCGCGAAGGCGTTATCATCCGCAAGAACTTCCCGCGGCCCGAGTACGACCGGCGCTATGACCGCATCGGGCCCGGAGTGCTGAACCTGTTCGGCGAGGATGGCGTCATCGAAAACCTCACCGTGGAGAACACATCCGGTCCCGGTGTCCATGCCTTCGCCGTTTATGGCCAACCCCAGCGGACGATCCTCGCCGACTGCACGTTCAACGGCGTCGGCGACACGGTGTCGCTGTGGAACACGGCCCACGGCATGTACTACCACACACGCTGCCACTTCCGCGGCGAGGTTGATTTCCTCTGTCCCCGTGGCTGGTGCTTCGTCCGCGACTCGACGTTCTACGAGGTCCGCGATACGGCCGCCATCTGGCACGACGGGCACATGGACCCCGAGCGGATGAAGTTCGTGCTCCGCGACTGCAAGTTCGACGGCGTTGAGAACTTCTGGCTCGGCCGCAACCATTACCCTTCGCAGTTCTACCTGCTGGGCTGCCAATTCTCCGAGCGGATGGCGGACAAGCCGATCGGCGTCGTGAAGGACCTCTCGACCGTCCCGCAAGCGGAGCACGCCCTCTACGAGCGCAAGTACTTCCACGACTGCCACCGCGACGGCGGCGACTACGCGTGGCACGCCGACAACCTCGACGAGGCCGCCAGCGCGCCAACGCCCGACGAGATCACGCCTGCCTGGACATTCGACGGCAAGTGGGACCCCGAAAGCACGGCGGCGCCGACCGTCGTCGAGGTGCAAACGGAGGATGATCGCGTCTACCTCCAGATGAGCGAACCCGTCGCCGGCGCGAAGTCGCTGAAGGTCGTTCGTGCCGATGGCAGCGTTGCTGCGTATGCGGAAGGGGACGGCACGCGGCGATTGGCATTTACCGGTGGCGCCGCCGATTCGACGCCCGAGCAACTCGAGCCCACGACACCGGAATCGGCTTACGGCGCGCTAGCGACGTTGGAGACGCGATATTTGCGATCGACAGCGCTGCCGAAGGCGACGGCGCGACGCGCGGTGACGTGGTTGGCGATTGGCGATTCGACGGTCGCGGACTACGCCGCCAACAGCCCGCTGCAAGGCTGGGCCTGGGGGCTGCGTGGATTGGTGGACGATCGCGTCACCGTCGTTAACGCCGCCAAGAACGGCCGCAGCTCGAAGAGCTTCCGCAACGAGGGCCTCTGGGACGGCGCGCTAAAGCAACTCGCAGCCGAGGGCAAGGAGCCCGACGTGGTCTTCATCCAGTTCGGGCACAACGACAACCTCGGCAAGGGCCCCGGCCGTGAGACCGACCCCGCCGGCGAGTTCCGCGACAACCTCCGCCGCTACATCGCCGAAGCCAAGCAAGCGGGCGCAACGCCGATCCTCCTCACGCCGCCGCAGCGACGCCAGTTCGACGGCAACGGCCGATCGGTCGCCGACCCCGGGAACGAGCCCTACGCGGAAGCCACCCGCGCTGTCGCTGCCGAAGAGGGCGTCGCGCTGGTGGACCTCAGCGCGTTGACGCTCCGCCTGTTCGACGGCCTCGGCCAATCGTCGAGCGACTCGCTACAAACCGCCGGCGACACCACGCACTTCAGCCCCAGCGGCGCACGCAGATTAGCTGCGATGGTGCTCAATGACCTCGTTGAGCAAGGCTCGACGCTGAAGAGCTATGTCCTGGTGGACAAACTCTAA
- a CDS encoding flagellin, with amino-acid sequence MLSVSPSAGLSTSLMHQRRRNMNQMSVSLERLSTGKRINHAKDDPAGLIAAEQLRGEITDKKALLKVSQYEQFAFWERESRLSLVQRGLNDLGGAVIESAGTLANELQRQALQQSAEATINSFNRLAPGVALGGLYELANGGAANLVDGDSLLAQQIIDDANRSTLIGRATVAADARYSDYEQRLLEDQIVIATETLSMVEDADFAAEASSLLQGQVLAQASNAALQYAQQSHAEAISELLDRIDLKR; translated from the coding sequence ATGCTCTCGGTCTCGCCTAGCGCCGGTCTCTCGACTTCGCTGATGCATCAGCGGCGGCGGAACATGAACCAGATGTCGGTGTCGCTCGAGCGTCTATCGACCGGCAAGCGGATCAACCACGCCAAAGACGACCCGGCCGGGCTGATCGCGGCGGAGCAACTCCGCGGCGAGATCACCGACAAGAAGGCGTTGCTCAAAGTCAGTCAGTACGAGCAGTTCGCGTTCTGGGAACGCGAATCACGGCTGTCACTCGTGCAGCGCGGCCTCAACGACCTCGGCGGCGCCGTCATCGAGTCGGCCGGGACCTTGGCCAACGAGTTGCAGAGGCAAGCGCTGCAACAATCCGCGGAGGCGACGATTAACTCCTTCAATCGCTTGGCGCCCGGCGTGGCGCTGGGCGGGCTTTACGAGCTTGCCAATGGGGGCGCCGCTAATCTCGTCGATGGCGATTCACTGCTCGCGCAGCAGATCATCGACGACGCCAACCGCAGCACGCTGATAGGTCGGGCCACGGTGGCGGCGGACGCGCGCTACAGCGACTACGAGCAGCGGCTGCTCGAGGATCAGATCGTTATCGCGACCGAGACGCTGAGCATGGTCGAGGACGCCGACTTCGCCGCAGAGGCGTCCAGCCTCCTGCAGGGCCAAGTGCTGGCCCAAGCGTCGAACGCAGCGCTGCAATACGCGCAGCAGTCGCACGCTGAGGCGATCAGCGAGTTGCTCGACCGGATTGATCTGAAGCGGTAG
- a CDS encoding bestrophin family protein, translating to MVRQKIQRILFSRTLRHIAVLAALAGVYAAVCVWLELLIAPRFSGRTPNFHTTLSLVLGLLLVFRTNAAYARWWEARILWGGLVNASRNLAVKIVTIPATAPREEIEAAGQLVLVFPYALRDRLRSVESDDVPDEFKDFAHKPSAIVKRLYERFTAWRREGHIDGMDLRVLDAEATKLLEICGACERILGTRMTRSYRRFARQCIVLFLLILPWEMAVTLEWWAAPMVVVIAYFMIGLEVVAEHVEEPFGHDEDDLDLDGLCATIHRTAGEVLSDKQ from the coding sequence ATGGTCCGACAGAAAATACAACGCATCTTGTTCAGCCGCACCCTTCGGCACATCGCCGTGCTGGCGGCGTTGGCGGGCGTTTACGCGGCCGTCTGTGTTTGGCTCGAGCTGCTCATCGCTCCGCGGTTCAGCGGCCGAACTCCGAACTTCCACACGACCCTGTCGCTCGTGCTGGGTCTGCTCTTGGTCTTCCGCACCAACGCCGCGTACGCCCGCTGGTGGGAGGCTCGCATCCTCTGGGGCGGCCTCGTGAATGCGTCGCGCAACTTGGCGGTGAAGATCGTCACGATCCCCGCGACGGCGCCGAGAGAGGAGATCGAAGCGGCCGGTCAGCTCGTCCTCGTCTTCCCCTACGCCTTGCGTGATCGGCTCCGCAGTGTGGAATCCGATGACGTGCCTGACGAGTTCAAGGACTTCGCCCACAAGCCCAGCGCTATCGTCAAGCGGCTCTACGAGCGATTCACCGCGTGGCGCCGCGAAGGCCACATCGACGGCATGGACCTGCGGGTCCTCGACGCCGAAGCGACGAAGCTCCTCGAGATCTGCGGCGCCTGCGAACGGATCCTCGGCACCCGCATGACGCGTTCGTACCGCCGGTTCGCGCGGCAGTGTATCGTGTTGTTCCTGTTGATCTTGCCGTGGGAGATGGCCGTGACTCTCGAATGGTGGGCGGCGCCGATGGTCGTGGTGATCGCGTACTTCATGATCGGGTTAGAAGTCGTCGCCGAGCACGTCGAAGAGCCCTTCGGCCACGACGAAGACGACCTCGACCTCGACGGCCTCTGCGCGACGATCCACCGCACGGCGGGAGAGGTTCTCAGCGACAAGCAATAG
- a CDS encoding alpha/beta hydrolase: MDCRFSTLFAASLVFVNLVVSATLSSSQPLAPTHNDVVYGAIEPDDGGRRALHIDLWLPQASDPTPLVVWIHGGAWMGGSYNAPPIGLKQLLDRGFAVASVEYRLSGEAIAPAQIHDVKGAVRYLRANAEEYNLDPDAFAAWGSSAGGHLTALLATSGGVADAEGDIGGNLDHSSVIQAAVNYFGPTDLLQMNADVRTPPGSGIDHDAPNSPESRLIGFDGPGEGIGVLRDNLFNPATPFPEKASLVRLMNPIEHVTADDAPIFIAHGDQDSSVPILQSVRLDQALRIAGVEHEFHRVVGEGHGGPLFQPYTLAAIDFLSAQLQTVPEPSAGVLMAIAALMTSATRRIDGQLH; this comes from the coding sequence ATGGATTGCCGCTTTTCGACGCTCTTTGCTGCTTCACTGGTTTTCGTGAACCTCGTTGTTTCTGCGACACTCTCTTCATCACAACCGCTAGCGCCAACCCATAACGACGTTGTGTATGGCGCCATCGAGCCGGATGACGGTGGCAGGCGGGCGCTGCATATTGACCTGTGGCTCCCGCAAGCGAGCGACCCAACGCCTCTCGTCGTGTGGATCCACGGCGGCGCGTGGATGGGGGGAAGCTACAACGCTCCGCCGATCGGTTTGAAGCAGTTGCTCGACCGCGGCTTTGCGGTGGCGTCGGTCGAATACCGACTGAGCGGCGAGGCGATCGCGCCGGCGCAGATTCACGACGTGAAGGGGGCAGTGCGATACTTGCGCGCTAACGCCGAAGAATACAACCTCGACCCCGACGCCTTCGCCGCGTGGGGGAGCTCCGCCGGCGGTCACCTGACGGCCCTCTTGGCGACGAGCGGCGGCGTCGCCGATGCCGAGGGGGATATCGGTGGCAACCTTGATCACTCCAGCGTCATTCAAGCGGCGGTAAACTACTTCGGCCCGACGGACCTGTTGCAGATGAACGCGGATGTTCGCACGCCGCCGGGAAGCGGAATCGACCACGACGCCCCCAATTCGCCAGAGTCGCGTTTGATTGGATTCGACGGGCCGGGCGAAGGCATCGGCGTCCTCCGCGACAACCTGTTCAACCCTGCCACGCCCTTCCCCGAGAAGGCTTCGCTAGTGCGTTTGATGAATCCCATCGAGCACGTCACCGCCGACGACGCGCCGATCTTTATCGCCCATGGCGACCAGGACAGCAGCGTTCCAATCCTGCAGAGCGTACGGCTCGACCAGGCGTTGAGAATTGCCGGAGTCGAGCACGAGTTCCATCGGGTTGTCGGAGAAGGTCACGGCGGACCGCTCTTCCAACCTTACACGCTCGCTGCGATCGACTTCCTCTCCGCCCAGTTGCAAACCGTTCCGGAACCCTCGGCGGGAGTTTTGATGGCGATAGCCGCCCTCATGACTTCGGCAACCAGGCGGATTGACGGCCAATTGCATTGA